The Kribbella amoyensis genomic sequence GATCCGCCTCGGCCGCGTACAGCTCGCGGATCCGCTGACTCGGGTCGAACGCGACCCGGCCGATGAACCGCGCGACGATCGCGCCCCGCTCACCGCGCCGCAGGACCAGGTCCAGCCCTGGTTCGATGAAGGCACGGATCACCTGCTCGGCGTTCGGCTGGTACCCGTTCGCCTCCAACTGGTCGAGCCGCCGCCGGCGTTCGGTGTTCACCGGCGCCATCGCCCGCGACACCGCCGCCCGCAACAACGCTTCCTTCGAACCGAAGTGGTAGTTCACCGCCGCGATGTTCGCCGCCGCCGCGACCGTGATGGCCCGCAGTGAGGTCCCCTCGTACCCGCCCTCCCCGAACCGCTGTTCGGCGACGTTGAGCAACCGCTCCCGGGTCGATTCCACCGGTGTGTCCACAAAATCTCTCCTTCCCCCCGACACCGTGCGCGCAGGCACCCCACCTGCTCACGCCCAGTAGCCTGCAGTCAGGATAGTTCAAACGGACGTTTGAATGAGAGCCCCCAACCACAAATTCCGAAGACTTTCCAGAAAAACCCTCACCTCTCCCCTCCCAAACCCCAACATCCCGCCCCTCGGACCGACTTTGTGCACGCGCCAGCCGATACACCGCCACGACGGTGACCGGTTGGTGCTCAAGGTGGATCTGGGTTGGGGTCGCTGGCGCGTTGTTCGACGACTACCGCGCTACAGCAAGCCATCGCTGCAACAACCCGCCAGCCGCCCAGCGGGCCTGCCGGCCGCCGCCGTCGCCCGCCGACCCGCCGCCGCCCGTCCCCCCGCCAACCCGCCGCCGCTCGCCGCCCCACCGACCCGCCGCTCGCCTTCCACCGCTCGCCTTCCCGCCGCCGATCCGCCGCTCGGCTTCCGCCCCACTTTGTGCACGTGGCAGCCGACTTGGCGGCCCGATGAGGACTGGTTGACGCTCAAAGTTGCTGGGGTCGACTGGTTGGTGCTCAAAGTGGGTGGGTACGGCGCTGCTCGGCATCGGCGCGACTTTGTGCACGGAGTGCCTGATCTGGTGCCGCTGGGGTTGCTGGTTGGTGCTCAAGGTGGGGCTGGGGCACTGGTTGGTGCTCAAGGTGGATGGGGGTTGGGGTGGGGTTTGTGGGGGCGGGGCAGCGTGGAGCACTAGGGTCAGGGGGCATGGGTACGCGAGAGGTCCTGCGGATCGAGCGGCGCTTTCGGGGTCCGGAGAAGTCTGGGAACGGTGGCTACACCGCCGGGCTGGTCGGGACCGCGCTCGGTGCGGTCGCGCCGGACGGGACGGTCCCGCAGGTCACCTTGCGGCTGCCTCCGCCGTTGGAGGTCGACCTCGAACTGCTGGTCGGTGAGCAAGGCGCGCAGCTGATGACGCCGGACTCGCTGGCCGCGGACGCCGTGCCGGTCGCCGTGGACGAGCTCGCCGATGCGGCCATCGATCCGATCTCGTTCGAGGAGGCCCGGGCGGTCGAGGTGAAGTACCGGGGGCTGGTGGATCATCCGTTCCCGGCTTGCTTCGCTTGCGGGCCGGCGAACGCGGAAGGGCTTCAGCTGCGGCCCGGGGCCCTCGGGGACGGGCGGACCGCGTGTACGTGGCGTCCTTCGGCGGATCTTGGTGGCGAAGACGGGCTGGTCGACGCGGAGTACCTGTGGGCCGCGCTGGATTGCCCGGGTGGCTGGGCGACGGACCTCGAGGGGCGGCCGTCGGTGCTCGGGCGGATGACGGCTTGTGTGGATGCGCGCCCGCAGTCGGGTGAGGCGTGCGTGGTGATGGGCCGGTTGCTGGGCGAGGACGGGCGGAAGACGTTCACGGCGACCACGCTGTACGACTCGGACGGGCGGATCGTGGCGCGCGCGAAGCACACCTGGATCACGGTGGACCCGGCGCTGTTCAACTGACCCCGGCGGCGTTCAGCGGGTACGGGCCGCGTGGGCCCTGACCTTCGAACGGTTGCCGCAGGTCGCCATGGAGCACCATCGCCGACGACCGCGGGGATCCAGGAAGAGCCAGCCGCAGGCGTCTCCGGCGCAGAGGCGGACCTGGGCGCGCTGCGGACCGGTGAGGAGATCGCCGGCGAGGACGGCCAGCTGGTCGAGGGGGAGGTTGAGGTCCTCGGCGAGCTCCCAGGTCGCGCCGACGCCGTGCAGGTTCGAGAGCGCGGTGAGCTGCCGGCGGCCCGCGGCTCGCTCGATCACCCGGGCCACTCGCTCGAACGCGGCGGCCGAGCCGGACGTGTCGGTGAGGACGTCGTACAGATCGGCGCGGAAAGCCAGCGCCGCTTCGAACCGGCGGCTCGCGTCGGTCGGGTGGGCGCTGGCCTGCTCGATCAGCCGGAAGACCGTTGCGTCCGGCAGCAGCCCGACGTGGCCGGACCAGATCACGAGGGTCTCGTAACCGGTCAGCCACTCGCTCCGAGCCGGCCCTCGTCCGGACCAGTCGGCGCGGGTGTTGAGGAAGTCGAGGACCGGGTCCGCGCCGACCGGTTTGGGCAGGACGATGCCCTGGACCAGCTCGAGGTGGGACGGCAGCGCGGACACCGGGCGGCTCAGCGGGGCGACTGCTGGGTGGTCGGAGTCGGCACCGGGATGCTGACGTTGCCGTTCTGCGGGATCACCATGAACTGGATCTTGCCCGACTCGATCGCGGATTTCAGCAGGTAGCC encodes the following:
- a CDS encoding TetR/AcrR family transcriptional regulator — encoded protein: MDTPVESTRERLLNVAEQRFGEGGYEGTSLRAITVAAAANIAAVNYHFGSKEALLRAAVSRAMAPVNTERRRRLDQLEANGYQPNAEQVIRAFIEPGLDLVLRRGERGAIVARFIGRVAFDPSQRIRELYAAEADPVESRYLAALQRALPRAAPESVEFGYFNMLGLLALHQSQALSKAPGAVETEDPGRLAENLIAFLVAAFDRGLRS
- a CDS encoding CGNR zinc finger domain-containing protein, producing the protein MSALPSHLELVQGIVLPKPVGADPVLDFLNTRADWSGRGPARSEWLTGYETLVIWSGHVGLLPDATVFRLIEQASAHPTDASRRFEAALAFRADLYDVLTDTSGSAAAFERVARVIERAAGRRQLTALSNLHGVGATWELAEDLNLPLDQLAVLAGDLLTGPQRAQVRLCAGDACGWLFLDPRGRRRWCSMATCGNRSKVRAHAARTR